In Xiphophorus couchianus chromosome 8, X_couchianus-1.0, whole genome shotgun sequence, the following proteins share a genomic window:
- the LOC114149801 gene encoding uncharacterized protein LOC114149801, with the protein MSEKQRVYQGVRVKITVKELLQRHRAKEASRKPQPVYLEQKELCPSVPQSRYEDPPPAAPQAQLRAPCLPVIKSSCSLHMQASAFCDPQQQQQQFGDLMLPSNDCSFSSRGAMDYNSLPPLPTSSPLPWSHAISSDVDYYGQGMAACSSSESLTLYTPLDPNNYSPQDSFSSSSSSCYHSPTRMESSFHGSLSKRYPYQYCNPHQDNVAECWPAQLESTPLDEYPPYHLPTDYPYIQPVEESYFRKDFPLGSEMCYNIL; encoded by the exons ATGTCTG AAAAGCAACGTGTGTACCAGGGCGTCCGGGTGAAGATCACGGTcaaagagctgctgcagaggcACAGAGCAAAGGAGGCCAGCAGGAAACCCCAACCG GTTTACTTGGAGCAAAAGGAACTTTGTCCATCCGTGCCCCAAA GTCGTTACGAGGACCCTCCTCCTGCCGCCCCTCAGGCGCAGCTGCGCGCGCCCTGCCTCCCTGTCATTAAGAGCTCGTGCAGCCTGCACATGCAGGCGAGCGCGTTCTGCGacccccagcagcagcagcagcagttcgGGGACTTGATGTTGCCCAGCAACGACTGCAGTTTCAGTTCCAGAGGAGCCATGGACTACAACTCCCTGCCTCCTCTGCCCACATCCTCCCCGCTGCCCTGGAGTCACGCGATCTCCTCAGACGTGGACTACTACGGCCAAGGGATG GCGGCCTGCTCCTCGTCAGAGTCCCTGACACTCTACACCCCCCTGGATCCCAACAACTACTCCCCTCAGGActccttttcctcttcctcctcgtcttGCTATCACTCACCCACCAGGATGGAGTCCAGCTTCCACGGCTCCCTCTCAAAACGCTACCCCTATCAGTACTGCAACCCCCATCAGGACAATGTGGCAGAATGCTGGCCGGCCCAGCTGGAGAGCACCCCCCTCGATGAGTACCCCCCCTACCACCTCCCCACAGACTATCCCTACATCCAGCCTGTGGAGGAGAGCTACTTCAGGAAGGATTTCCCTCTGGGCTCTGAAATGTGTTACAATATTCTATGA